One window from the genome of Cryobacterium sp. GrIS_2_6 encodes:
- a CDS encoding IS256 family transposase, which translates to MEDEAVATVKQEDVVDGRLVDQLVGRAREQGLALTGEKGLLGQLTKMVLESALEGEITDHLGYEKHERSGSASNARNGSRTKTVLTDIGPVPIEVPRDRDGSFQPQIVRKHQRRLTGVDELVLSLSARGLTHGDISAHLAEVYGAEVSKTTISTITDRVLEGMTEWQNRPLDPVYPVIFIDAIHVKVRDGQVANRPIYVALAVTIEGNRDILGLWAGDGGEGAKYWLQVLTEIKNRGVRDVCMVVCDGLKGLPDSIGAVWPEAITQTCVVHLLRASFRYAARQDWDKIAKALKPVYTAATVDAAEERFLEFGEAWGKKYPAIVRMWESSWAEFVPFLQFDAEIRRIVCTTNAIESVNARIRKAVRARGHFPNELAALKCVYLAVMSLDPTGQGRARWTQRWKAALNAFDITFNGRLSIRDN; encoded by the coding sequence ATGGAGGACGAAGCCGTGGCGACGGTGAAGCAGGAGGACGTGGTGGATGGCCGGCTCGTGGACCAGCTGGTCGGACGGGCCCGGGAACAGGGTCTCGCGCTGACGGGCGAGAAAGGGTTGCTGGGCCAGCTGACGAAGATGGTCCTGGAATCCGCACTCGAGGGCGAGATCACCGATCACCTCGGCTACGAGAAGCACGAGAGGTCCGGGTCGGCCTCGAACGCACGGAATGGGTCCCGGACGAAAACGGTCCTGACGGATATCGGCCCGGTCCCGATCGAGGTGCCGCGAGACCGGGACGGTTCGTTCCAGCCGCAGATCGTGCGTAAGCACCAGCGGCGCTTGACCGGGGTGGACGAGCTGGTGTTGTCGCTGTCGGCGCGCGGGCTGACCCACGGCGATATCAGCGCTCACCTGGCTGAGGTGTATGGGGCCGAGGTGTCTAAGACGACGATTTCCACGATCACCGACCGCGTGCTCGAGGGCATGACGGAGTGGCAGAACCGGCCTCTTGACCCGGTGTATCCGGTGATTTTCATCGACGCGATCCACGTCAAAGTCCGCGACGGGCAGGTCGCGAACCGGCCGATCTACGTAGCCCTGGCCGTGACGATCGAGGGCAACCGCGACATCCTCGGGCTCTGGGCCGGGGATGGTGGCGAGGGAGCGAAGTACTGGCTGCAGGTGTTGACCGAGATCAAGAACCGGGGTGTCCGGGACGTGTGCATGGTCGTCTGCGACGGACTGAAAGGCCTCCCGGACTCGATCGGGGCCGTGTGGCCTGAAGCGATCACCCAGACCTGTGTCGTGCACTTGCTGCGGGCCAGTTTCCGTTACGCCGCCCGGCAGGACTGGGACAAGATAGCGAAGGCCCTGAAGCCGGTCTATACCGCCGCGACTGTCGACGCGGCCGAGGAACGCTTCCTTGAGTTCGGCGAGGCGTGGGGGAAGAAGTACCCGGCGATCGTGCGGATGTGGGAGTCGAGCTGGGCCGAGTTCGTGCCGTTCCTGCAGTTCGATGCCGAGATCCGCCGGATCGTCTGCACGACGAACGCGATCGAGTCCGTCAACGCGAGGATCCGCAAAGCCGTCCGCGCCCGCGGCCACTTCCCCAACGAGCTAGCCGCCCTGAAATGCGTCTACCTGGCCGTGATGAGTCTGGACCCCACCGGCCAAGGACGAGCCCGCTGGACCCAACGATGGAAGGCAGCCCTCAACGCCTTCGACATCACCTTCAACGGCCGACTCTCCATCCGCGACAACTAA
- a CDS encoding alpha/beta hydrolase, producing MKIVLVPPLLCSPLAYAPVIDTVWSHGQVTIADTRHDDTIAAMAERILRENAGEFAILGTSMGGYVALEVVRQAPDRVTALALVSTSARADTTEQVKARSSQSALVEDGHFDALVDAAFPGVVAANNESDQALLATWRAMTAPVGPGAFLRQQRAVVQRSDLRSMLPSITCPTAIIHGAADRLIPLAAAAETTAAMPAATFTIIEGAGHFLFHERPAAARDAVDTWLESAE from the coding sequence ATGAAGATCGTCCTGGTTCCGCCGCTGCTCTGCTCCCCCCTCGCTTACGCGCCGGTGATCGACACTGTCTGGTCCCACGGTCAGGTCACCATTGCCGATACCCGCCATGACGACACGATCGCGGCAATGGCTGAACGGATTCTCCGCGAGAACGCCGGAGAATTCGCCATTCTTGGTACCAGCATGGGAGGGTACGTCGCCTTGGAAGTCGTCCGGCAAGCACCCGACCGAGTCACCGCCCTCGCCCTCGTCAGCACGTCCGCCCGAGCCGACACCACAGAGCAGGTCAAGGCGCGGTCCAGCCAATCCGCACTCGTCGAGGACGGGCATTTCGACGCCCTCGTCGACGCCGCCTTCCCCGGCGTCGTCGCAGCCAACAACGAGTCTGACCAGGCGCTGCTGGCCACATGGCGGGCCATGACAGCGCCAGTTGGCCCGGGCGCCTTCCTGCGCCAACAGCGTGCTGTCGTTCAGCGCTCTGACCTCCGCTCGATGCTGCCGTCGATAACGTGTCCCACGGCGATCATCCATGGGGCTGCAGATCGCCTCATCCCCCTCGCCGCCGCCGCAGAGACAACCGCCGCAATGCCCGCAGCCACATTCACCATCATCGAGGGCGCCGGCCACTTCCTGTTCCATGAACGGCCCGCCGCCGCACGAGACGCCGTAGACACATGGCTCGAGTCAGCTGAATAG
- a CDS encoding IS1182 family transposase — translation MDDGVEAGAGVNKRFRAFEPAAVMLVPPSLDEWLPQNHLSRFIADIVETQIDLKKFYASYAKSKGQPPYDPRLMVRVLLYGYCVGVRSSRELERVCVDVVAFRWLAAQQAPDFRSIARFRKRHLASLGNVFLQALELCRAAGMVSLGQVALDGTKVRANASRRKAMSYARLTEKQKVLADEVSALLADADAIDEAEDARFGKDKRGDELPPELARRESRLVKLAEARAALEADAAARARKEAEKKARDKGDDDDAVTAKGEDAAENAVVNPKAQRNFTDPDARIMKTADGSFHYAYNAQAIVDADHQIIVATTLTNIGVDVEQVVPLVEKLHTTTGVLPRQVLADAGYCSAANLDYAKTIETASDGGTEFFIATGRVKHGERVPEVPRGRIPADATLRERMARKLKTKKGRAVYARRKAIVEPVFGQIHTRQGKFLLLRGLEQAAHEWDLIAACHNLMKLHTLQTKARLATQSTPHPAT, via the coding sequence ATGGACGACGGAGTCGAGGCTGGCGCCGGCGTGAACAAGCGGTTCCGGGCGTTCGAGCCGGCGGCCGTGATGTTGGTTCCACCGTCTTTGGATGAGTGGCTGCCGCAGAACCACCTCTCTCGTTTCATCGCCGACATCGTCGAAACTCAAATTGACCTGAAGAAGTTCTACGCGTCCTACGCGAAGTCGAAGGGCCAGCCGCCTTATGACCCTCGGCTGATGGTCCGCGTGCTGCTTTACGGGTATTGCGTCGGGGTTCGCTCGTCACGGGAGTTGGAGCGGGTCTGTGTGGACGTGGTCGCTTTTCGTTGGTTGGCCGCGCAGCAGGCACCGGATTTTCGCTCGATCGCCCGGTTCCGGAAACGGCACCTCGCGAGCCTGGGGAACGTGTTTTTGCAGGCGTTGGAACTGTGTCGTGCGGCTGGGATGGTGTCGCTGGGGCAGGTCGCGTTGGACGGCACCAAGGTCCGGGCGAACGCGTCCAGGCGCAAAGCGATGAGTTACGCCCGGTTGACGGAGAAGCAGAAAGTCCTCGCCGATGAAGTCTCCGCCCTCCTGGCGGACGCCGATGCGATCGATGAGGCCGAGGATGCCCGGTTCGGGAAAGACAAACGCGGTGATGAGTTGCCGCCGGAGCTCGCGAGGCGGGAATCACGCCTCGTGAAACTGGCCGAGGCGCGCGCCGCTTTGGAGGCGGACGCGGCCGCCCGGGCGCGGAAAGAGGCCGAGAAGAAAGCCCGGGATAAGGGCGATGACGACGATGCTGTCACGGCGAAGGGTGAGGATGCGGCCGAGAACGCGGTCGTGAATCCGAAGGCTCAACGCAACTTCACCGACCCGGACGCGCGGATCATGAAGACCGCTGACGGGTCCTTCCATTACGCCTACAACGCGCAGGCCATCGTGGATGCGGATCATCAGATCATCGTCGCGACGACGCTGACGAATATTGGCGTGGATGTTGAACAGGTCGTGCCCCTGGTCGAGAAACTCCACACCACGACGGGCGTTCTGCCCCGGCAGGTCCTCGCCGATGCCGGGTATTGTTCAGCCGCGAACCTGGACTACGCCAAGACCATTGAGACGGCCAGCGACGGCGGGACCGAGTTCTTCATCGCGACCGGCCGGGTCAAGCATGGCGAACGTGTTCCCGAGGTTCCTCGGGGCCGGATCCCCGCCGATGCGACGCTCCGGGAACGCATGGCCCGGAAGTTGAAGACGAAGAAAGGCCGCGCCGTTTACGCCAGGCGCAAAGCGATCGTGGAGCCCGTGTTCGGTCAAATCCACACGAGGCAAGGAAAATTCCTGCTGCTGCGCGGGTTGGAGCAAGCAGCCCACGAGTGGGACCTGATCGCCGCCTGCCACAACCTAATGAAACTCCACACCCTGCAAACCAAAGCCCGCCTCGCCACGCAAAGCACTCCCCACCCGGCAACCTAA
- a CDS encoding flavin reductase family protein codes for MPTHTVIDPAILYFGTPVALLSTIDRDGATNTSPMSSVFWLGQTALLGMGARSLTAQNLLDTRECVINLPTAELVEAVDRIALTTGRMPVPPGKAGVGYRYEPDKIACAGLHARPGDTVRAERIDECPVNLEARIVHSRPLEKDDPADGDTFIFEARITRVHVHESIRVKGSKNRIDPNLWRPLIMNFQRFYGLGDELHPSRLAQTDEEWYR; via the coding sequence ATGCCGACGCACACCGTGATTGATCCTGCCATCCTCTACTTCGGAACACCCGTTGCGCTTCTCAGTACGATCGACCGCGACGGTGCCACTAATACGTCCCCGATGTCGTCCGTTTTCTGGCTTGGCCAGACTGCCCTCCTTGGCATGGGCGCCCGGTCCTTGACTGCACAGAACCTTCTCGACACCCGCGAGTGCGTCATTAACCTCCCCACTGCCGAACTAGTCGAGGCGGTAGACAGGATAGCGTTGACGACCGGTCGCATGCCCGTCCCTCCTGGCAAGGCTGGCGTTGGCTATCGATACGAGCCCGACAAGATAGCCTGTGCCGGTTTGCATGCCCGACCTGGTGACACCGTCCGAGCGGAACGGATCGACGAATGCCCGGTTAATCTCGAAGCCCGCATCGTTCATTCGCGTCCCCTCGAGAAAGATGACCCGGCCGATGGCGACACGTTCATTTTCGAAGCCAGGATCACGAGGGTGCATGTCCACGAGTCGATCCGCGTGAAAGGGTCGAAGAATCGTATCGATCCGAACTTGTGGCGGCCTCTGATCATGAATTTTCAGCGTTTTTACGGACTCGGCGACGAGTTGCATCCCTCGCGTTTGGCTCAGACGGACGAGGAGTGGTACCGCTAA
- a CDS encoding PhnD/SsuA/transferrin family substrate-binding protein, whose protein sequence is MSKLVGAPLLIGAVAYTPNVVPIWEGIREYFDEPDTAMDFLLFSNYGRLVDALQAGMIDIAWNTNLAYARAVLQTDGHVRPLAMRDTDATFSTVFVAASGSGWSGPGDIATRRLALGSADSAHAAILPLHYLREAGVDVDHLHIQRFNSDIGKHGDTGRSELDAIDAVLAGDADVAAIGITVWENIGRGDLMPGMLEPVWQTETYSHCMFTALDTLPESVYAPWVAKLLAMDWEVPAHRRILELEGLTRWVEPHLEGYNGLFAAIKEQGVDARW, encoded by the coding sequence ATGTCGAAACTCGTCGGAGCGCCCCTGCTCATTGGAGCGGTCGCTTACACGCCCAACGTTGTTCCCATCTGGGAAGGCATTCGCGAATATTTCGATGAACCGGATACGGCGATGGATTTCCTGTTGTTTTCGAACTATGGCCGCTTGGTCGACGCGCTGCAAGCGGGGATGATCGACATCGCCTGGAACACGAATCTTGCGTATGCGCGGGCTGTGCTTCAGACCGACGGGCACGTGCGGCCACTGGCCATGCGCGACACGGACGCCACATTTTCGACGGTGTTCGTCGCGGCCTCGGGAAGCGGCTGGTCCGGCCCCGGCGATATCGCGACCCGGCGCCTGGCACTCGGATCGGCAGACTCAGCGCATGCCGCGATTCTGCCCTTGCACTATCTGCGCGAAGCCGGAGTGGATGTCGATCACCTGCACATTCAGCGCTTCAACAGTGACATCGGCAAGCACGGTGACACCGGTCGCAGTGAGCTGGACGCGATCGATGCGGTGCTTGCCGGTGACGCTGATGTCGCTGCGATCGGTATCACGGTGTGGGAGAACATCGGCCGCGGCGACCTGATGCCGGGCATGCTGGAGCCGGTCTGGCAGACCGAAACCTACTCGCACTGCATGTTCACCGCCCTCGACACCTTGCCCGAGTCGGTCTACGCACCGTGGGTGGCGAAGCTGCTCGCGATGGACTGGGAGGTGCCGGCGCACCGTCGCATCCTCGAACTGGAGGGTCTGACCCGATGGGTCGAACCACACCTCGAGGGCTACAACGGATTGTTTGCGGCGATCAAGGAACAGGGCGTCGACGCCCGATGGTAA
- a CDS encoding DUF2064 domain-containing protein yields MTAVVVIAKECLPGRVKTRLHPPLSLEQAALLAAASLDDTLAAVGALPATRRILAFDGVTPPVAADAFEILPQTSGRLDARLAAIFDSLDEPTLLIGMDTPQVTTALLEPVFTDWDDTTDAWFGPANDGGFWALALGDPRGLLSRRVQSSGVLSRGDLIRGIPMSQDDTGARQLARLHEAGLRVRRLPHLTDVDTVADADRVAALAPGGRFAASLATMRPAVPGRPDAGLTPSG; encoded by the coding sequence ATGACGGCCGTCGTGGTGATCGCCAAGGAGTGCCTGCCCGGTCGGGTGAAGACCAGGCTGCACCCGCCGCTCAGCCTCGAGCAGGCGGCGCTGCTCGCGGCGGCAAGCCTCGACGACACGCTCGCGGCCGTTGGGGCTCTCCCGGCGACGCGTCGCATCCTCGCCTTCGACGGTGTCACGCCGCCGGTCGCCGCCGACGCCTTCGAGATCCTGCCCCAGACGTCCGGCCGTCTCGACGCACGCCTCGCGGCCATCTTCGACTCCCTCGACGAACCCACCCTCCTCATCGGCATGGACACACCCCAGGTCACCACGGCGCTGCTCGAGCCGGTCTTCACCGACTGGGACGACACCACGGATGCCTGGTTCGGCCCAGCGAACGACGGCGGCTTCTGGGCGCTCGCGCTCGGCGACCCGCGCGGCCTGCTGTCGCGTCGCGTGCAGTCGAGCGGCGTGCTGTCGCGTGGCGACCTGATCCGCGGCATCCCGATGTCCCAGGACGACACCGGCGCCCGGCAGCTCGCCCGCCTGCACGAGGCCGGGCTCCGGGTGCGGCGGCTCCCACACCTCACCGACGTCGACACGGTCGCCGATGCCGACCGGGTGGCGGCCCTCGCCCCCGGGGGCCGGTTCGCGGCGAGCCTCGCCACGATGCGGCCCGCGGTGCCAGGCAGGCCCGACGCGGGGCTGACACCGAGCGGGTAG
- a CDS encoding PLP-dependent aminotransferase family protein, which yields MDNDSSFRIVAALHEWIAGRAPGARLPTSRMLVVEYGASPVTVQKAIRTLVGQGLIETRPGAGTFVRAVRTARPLDFSWQTAAMRSPNSHLGALNPALRAAPQGSIALHSGYPDRELLPERLLRSALARAARSEAALTRSPVAGLPELQSWFAGELGSATPVGVTPPLPSDVIVLPGSQSGLATIFRALATAGAPLLMESPTYWGAIQAAAQAGVDVVPVPSGPEGPDPDDLARAFQETGSRVFYAQPTYANPTGAQWSESTTTQILDVVRAHGAFLVEDDWAHDFGIDTDPQPVAARDDAGHVVYVRSLTKSVSPSLRVAAIIARGPAKERILADRSAESMYVSGILQAAVLDVVTQPGWQTHLRNLRPQLRARRDLLLTSLREHAPDVHIATVPAGGLNLWARLPDGTNLERLVADCEAAGVLIGAGSSWFPAEATGPFMRLNYSGPNPGAFPDGARIIGQALLSNY from the coding sequence ATGGATAACGATAGCAGTTTTCGGATTGTGGCCGCACTGCATGAGTGGATCGCGGGCCGGGCGCCGGGCGCCCGGCTGCCCACCAGCCGGATGCTCGTCGTCGAGTATGGGGCGAGCCCGGTGACGGTGCAGAAAGCCATCCGGACTCTTGTGGGGCAGGGCTTGATCGAAACCCGGCCCGGCGCCGGCACCTTCGTTCGCGCAGTGCGTACCGCTCGGCCGCTCGACTTTAGCTGGCAGACCGCCGCGATGCGTTCGCCAAACAGCCACCTCGGCGCGTTGAATCCTGCGCTACGTGCCGCTCCACAGGGGAGCATTGCTCTGCATTCCGGGTATCCCGACCGGGAGCTGTTACCGGAACGATTGCTCCGGTCGGCGCTGGCTCGCGCGGCCCGAAGCGAGGCGGCTCTGACGCGTTCACCGGTCGCGGGGCTTCCGGAGCTGCAGTCCTGGTTCGCCGGGGAGCTCGGTTCTGCGACACCGGTCGGCGTGACTCCGCCCCTGCCGAGCGATGTCATCGTACTCCCGGGAAGTCAAAGTGGTCTGGCCACGATCTTTCGTGCCCTGGCCACCGCTGGAGCGCCGCTGCTGATGGAATCGCCCACGTACTGGGGCGCGATCCAGGCTGCGGCTCAAGCCGGGGTTGACGTGGTCCCGGTTCCCTCAGGACCCGAGGGGCCCGATCCCGATGACCTCGCTCGGGCGTTCCAGGAAACTGGTTCGCGGGTCTTCTATGCACAGCCGACCTATGCGAACCCGACGGGCGCACAGTGGTCAGAGTCCACCACGACGCAGATCCTCGACGTCGTTCGGGCGCACGGCGCCTTCCTGGTCGAGGACGATTGGGCCCATGACTTCGGCATCGATACCGACCCGCAACCGGTCGCCGCGCGCGATGACGCCGGCCATGTCGTCTATGTGCGATCCCTCACCAAGAGCGTCTCGCCGTCGCTGCGCGTGGCGGCGATCATTGCCCGGGGTCCCGCCAAAGAACGCATTCTCGCCGACCGCAGTGCAGAATCGATGTACGTCAGCGGGATCCTTCAAGCCGCAGTGCTCGACGTCGTCACCCAACCGGGGTGGCAGACGCACCTGCGCAACCTTCGCCCGCAACTGCGGGCCCGGCGAGACCTGTTACTGACGAGTCTGCGCGAACACGCACCCGACGTGCACATCGCCACCGTTCCGGCGGGCGGTCTGAATTTGTGGGCGCGCCTGCCGGATGGGACGAATCTCGAGCGGCTGGTCGCAGACTGCGAAGCCGCGGGGGTCCTGATCGGTGCCGGCTCGAGTTGGTTCCCGGCCGAGGCCACCGGCCCCTTCATGAGGCTCAACTACTCCGGACCCAACCCCGGGGCATTCCCCGACGGAGCCCGCATCATCGGCCAAGCACTTTTGTCCAATTACTGA
- a CDS encoding acyl-CoA dehydrogenase family protein, producing the protein MTMTQSTIQEAVARVTAVAAAHAQQVDADGSYPVDSVAALRSSGLLGLVISEDAGGMGAGPVEFTEVLSAIAVACGSTAMIYLMHVAAAVTVASAPPAAMPELLSRMASGEVLGTLAFSEKGSRSHFWAPVSESVVDGAGLRFTAYKSWVTSAGYADVYVMSSKSAVDPETVDLYAIPAITPGLDIAGPWSGLGLRGNASSPMTVAITIPSSYRLGEPGSGFGTMMATVLPWFNLGNSAVSLGLCTAAVDAAVAHVTGARLEHLDQALSALPTIRAQIAKMSIALMAQKSYLAQAAAKVASPAEDTPLFVLGVKASANDAALMITESAMRVCGGAAFSKHLPIERAFRDARAGSVMAPTADVLYDFYGKAVTGLPLF; encoded by the coding sequence ATGACCATGACGCAGTCGACCATCCAAGAAGCTGTAGCGCGGGTAACGGCAGTAGCCGCCGCTCACGCCCAACAGGTTGATGCCGATGGCAGCTACCCTGTTGATTCAGTCGCGGCACTCAGGTCGAGCGGGCTGCTCGGCCTGGTGATCAGCGAGGACGCTGGCGGCATGGGGGCCGGGCCGGTCGAGTTCACGGAGGTGCTGAGCGCAATTGCGGTGGCGTGCGGCTCTACCGCGATGATCTACCTGATGCATGTCGCGGCCGCGGTGACGGTGGCATCCGCCCCGCCTGCCGCGATGCCGGAACTTCTCTCGCGGATGGCTTCGGGCGAGGTGCTCGGCACGCTCGCGTTCAGTGAGAAGGGGTCGCGATCGCACTTTTGGGCTCCCGTGTCCGAGTCGGTAGTCGACGGGGCCGGCCTTCGCTTCACGGCCTATAAAAGCTGGGTGACCTCGGCCGGGTACGCCGACGTGTACGTGATGTCGTCGAAAAGCGCGGTCGACCCGGAGACCGTCGACCTGTATGCGATCCCGGCTATAACGCCGGGTTTGGATATCGCCGGTCCGTGGAGCGGACTGGGGCTGCGCGGCAATGCGTCGAGCCCGATGACGGTAGCGATCACTATTCCGTCCAGTTATCGTCTCGGTGAGCCGGGCAGCGGGTTCGGCACGATGATGGCCACCGTGCTTCCCTGGTTCAACCTGGGCAACTCCGCAGTGTCGCTCGGGCTCTGCACCGCAGCTGTTGATGCCGCGGTCGCACACGTGACCGGTGCCCGGCTGGAGCACCTGGACCAGGCTCTGTCCGCGTTACCTACGATTCGGGCACAAATTGCGAAGATGAGCATCGCGTTGATGGCGCAGAAGTCCTACCTTGCACAGGCGGCCGCGAAAGTGGCGAGCCCCGCCGAGGATACTCCGTTGTTCGTGCTCGGGGTGAAGGCCTCCGCGAACGATGCCGCGTTGATGATCACCGAATCGGCGATGCGGGTGTGTGGCGGAGCGGCGTTCTCAAAACACCTACCTATCGAGCGGGCCTTCCGGGATGCGCGTGCGGGGTCGGTCATGGCCCCGACCGCCGACGTGCTTTACGACTTCTACGGGAAGGCTGTCACCGGCCTTCCGCTGTTCTGA
- a CDS encoding radical SAM protein — translation MVIMELMRTVEQMAEGDTAQFAVASASELELVRRWCQKTGNTLVSTLMVEQDTGHVTVCRGRPRNPGSMIPADRMPGARLWLYTNFHCNLACDYCCVASSPKTDPRLLGIDNIQALVTEAADWGVKELYLTGGEPFLLPDIDVIVRACVDRLPTTLLTNGMLFRGHGLRKLQAMPRQGFALQISVDSPTPEVHDSHRGVGSWKRALAGIRIALDEGFTVRVAATISAHDDPALDQLHALFDGLGIPRADQVIRPIALQGVAEEGVAFTRESLIPEVTVTADGIYWHPVAARDENALVSRQILPLAPALDRVSELFTQQWSSATSATSMFACA, via the coding sequence ATGGTAATCATGGAGCTGATGCGCACCGTGGAGCAAATGGCCGAAGGCGACACGGCACAGTTTGCGGTCGCGTCGGCGAGCGAACTGGAACTCGTGCGCCGATGGTGCCAGAAAACAGGCAACACCCTTGTCAGCACTTTGATGGTCGAGCAGGACACCGGCCACGTGACCGTTTGCCGGGGCCGGCCGCGCAACCCCGGCAGCATGATCCCCGCCGACCGGATGCCCGGGGCGAGGCTCTGGCTCTACACGAACTTTCACTGCAACTTGGCCTGCGACTATTGCTGCGTCGCGTCGTCGCCGAAGACCGACCCGCGCCTGCTCGGCATCGACAACATTCAGGCACTCGTCACCGAGGCCGCCGACTGGGGCGTGAAAGAGCTCTACCTCACCGGCGGCGAACCGTTCCTGCTGCCGGACATCGACGTCATCGTGAGAGCCTGCGTCGACCGGCTGCCGACCACACTACTGACCAACGGGATGCTGTTCCGCGGCCACGGGCTACGCAAACTACAGGCGATGCCACGCCAAGGCTTCGCGCTCCAAATCAGTGTGGACTCACCCACCCCCGAGGTGCACGATTCCCACCGCGGTGTCGGCAGCTGGAAACGGGCCCTAGCCGGAATTCGAATAGCCCTCGACGAGGGCTTCACTGTGCGGGTCGCCGCGACGATCTCGGCGCACGATGACCCGGCCCTCGATCAGCTGCACGCGCTCTTCGACGGGCTCGGGATCCCGCGAGCCGACCAGGTCATCCGCCCCATCGCGCTGCAAGGCGTCGCCGAAGAGGGGGTCGCATTCACGCGCGAATCGCTAATCCCCGAGGTGACCGTGACGGCGGACGGTATCTACTGGCATCCCGTCGCCGCCCGTGACGAAAACGCGCTCGTGAGTCGCCAGATACTCCCCCTGGCTCCCGCGCTCGACCGGGTCAGCGAACTCTTCACCCAACAGTGGTCATCGGCAACGTCCGCCACATCGATGTTCGCCTGCGCCTGA
- a CDS encoding DoxX family protein, whose amino-acid sequence MVIGNVRHIDVRLRLKRKENTMTTTRTTAPAHINQIDSGRLTRAVLAAVRIAVGLMWLQNVNWKRPPDFGQAAHDGLYQYTADAVEHPVLGAFSWLVQNVIFPNFALFGWGVLIAEFCLGAFLLVGFLTRFWAAIGILQTIAITLSVLNTPGEWQWSYYLMFAAQFVILATAAGRIAGVDGLLRPRWSLGSGRPARIAMALS is encoded by the coding sequence GTGGTCATCGGCAACGTCCGCCACATCGATGTTCGCCTGCGCCTGAAACGAAAGGAGAACACCATGACCACCACCCGCACCACCGCACCGGCACATATCAACCAGATTGATTCCGGGCGTCTCACTCGCGCGGTGCTCGCCGCCGTGCGGATCGCAGTGGGGTTGATGTGGCTACAGAATGTGAACTGGAAACGCCCGCCCGACTTCGGGCAAGCCGCGCACGACGGCCTCTACCAGTACACCGCTGACGCCGTGGAGCATCCGGTGCTCGGAGCTTTCAGCTGGCTGGTACAGAATGTCATCTTCCCCAACTTCGCGCTCTTCGGCTGGGGTGTGCTGATCGCGGAATTCTGCCTCGGCGCGTTCCTGCTCGTGGGATTCCTGACACGCTTCTGGGCGGCCATCGGCATTCTCCAGACCATCGCCATCACTCTCTCGGTGCTGAACACCCCCGGGGAGTGGCAATGGAGCTACTACCTGATGTTCGCAGCGCAATTCGTCATCCTGGCAACCGCCGCCGGAAGGATCGCCGGCGTTGACGGACTGCTAAGACCGCGGTGGTCGCTCGGCTCAGGCCGGCCGGCTCGGATTGCAATGGCCCTCTCATGA
- a CDS encoding DMT family transporter has translation MSAPLSPSRAGLAWGFLGVAAFSFTVPFTRVAVESMAPLFIGSGRAVVAAVLATAALIITRQRLPRGHQWSRLAVVAGGVVIGFPLLTSFALTAASASHGAVVIALLPAATAVMAVIRGKERPPLSFWIMATVGAMVAVAFASLQGGEGIRLQWSDLLLFGAVMAAAIGYAEGGLLAREIGAWQTVSWALVLAAPLMVTLTTIAIVDQPPTGTLTQWAAFAYLGVVSMFLGFFAWYRGLAIGPMAQVSQVQLTQPVLSILWAALILHEQLTWQTIIGGTAVILCAGIAVRTRLNRVKPTRSAEDSADGPAPVEAMPTINRP, from the coding sequence ATGTCCGCACCGCTATCACCCTCACGGGCCGGCCTCGCCTGGGGGTTTCTCGGTGTCGCCGCGTTTTCCTTCACCGTGCCCTTCACCCGCGTGGCCGTCGAGAGCATGGCTCCCCTGTTCATCGGATCCGGCCGCGCTGTCGTCGCTGCCGTGCTCGCCACGGCCGCCCTGATCATCACGCGGCAACGCCTTCCGCGCGGCCACCAGTGGTCTCGCCTCGCCGTCGTTGCGGGTGGTGTCGTCATCGGCTTCCCCCTCCTGACATCCTTTGCCCTCACGGCGGCGTCAGCCAGTCACGGCGCCGTGGTCATCGCGCTCCTGCCGGCCGCGACGGCCGTCATGGCTGTCATCCGGGGAAAAGAGCGACCACCGCTCTCGTTCTGGATCATGGCCACCGTCGGAGCCATGGTGGCCGTAGCCTTCGCGTCCCTGCAGGGAGGCGAAGGCATCCGCTTGCAATGGTCAGACCTGCTCCTGTTCGGTGCTGTCATGGCCGCGGCCATCGGTTACGCCGAAGGAGGCCTGCTCGCGCGCGAGATCGGAGCGTGGCAAACCGTATCGTGGGCCCTCGTTCTAGCCGCTCCCCTCATGGTCACCCTGACGACAATTGCCATCGTTGACCAGCCACCTACCGGCACGCTCACCCAATGGGCGGCCTTCGCGTACCTCGGAGTGGTGAGCATGTTCCTGGGATTCTTCGCCTGGTATCGCGGACTGGCGATCGGGCCCATGGCCCAGGTCAGCCAGGTACAACTCACCCAACCCGTCCTCAGCATCCTCTGGGCCGCACTCATCCTCCACGAACAACTCACCTGGCAGACCATCATCGGCGGCACCGCCGTCATCCTCTGCGCTGGCATCGCCGTGCGAACACGCCTGAATCGCGTCAAGCCCACACGCTCCGCCGAGGACAGTGCAGATGGACCAGCACCGGTCGAGGCGATGCCCACCATCAACCGCCCGTAA